A genomic stretch from Patagioenas fasciata isolate bPatFas1 chromosome 10, bPatFas1.hap1, whole genome shotgun sequence includes:
- the OXTR gene encoding oxytocin receptor: protein MEKLYFAGSSIWTINSSLGNGSLRLENQSSGRNSTTDPLKRNEDMAKVEVTVLCLILFLALTGNLCVLLAIHTTRQKHSRMYFFMKHLSIADLVVAIFQVLPQLIWDITFRFYGPDFLCRLIKYLQVVGMFASTYMLLLMSLDRCLAICQPLRSLHRRADRVSVLLTWLLCLLVSIPQIHIFSLRDVGNGVYDCWADFIQPWGPKAYVTWITLMVYIIPVLMLSICYGLISFKIWQNVKLKMAHGPNMGLGSSSCSGTAFARVSSTRLISKAKIRTVKMTFIIVLAFIVCWTPFFFVQMWSVWDTNAPQEASPFIIAMLLASLNSCCNPWIYMLYTGHLFHDLMRRFLCCSTRYLKSRPACELSVGKKSNSSSFVLSCRSTSQRSFTQPGAT from the exons ATGGAGAAGTTGTACTTTGCGGGGAGCAGCATATGGACCATCAACAGCTCTCTGGGGAACGGCAGCCTGCGCCTGGAGAACCAGAGCTCCGGGAGGAACAGCACCACCGACCCCCTGAAGAGGAACGAGGACATGGCCAAGGTGGAGGTGACGGTGCTCTGCCTCATCCTGTTCCTCGCCCTGACCGGCAACCTCTGTGTGCTGCTGGCCATCCACACCACCCGGCAGAAGCACTCCCGCATGTACTTCTTCATGAAGCACTTGAGCATCGCTGACCTGGTCGTGGCCATCTTCCAGGTGCTGCCCCAGCTCATCTGGGACATCACCTTCAGGTTTTACGGGCCAGATTTCCTTTGCCGGTTGATCAAGTACTTGCAGGTAGTGGGGATGTTTGCTTCCACCTACATGCTCTTGCTGATGTCCCTGGACCGGTGCTTGGCCATCTGTCAGCCGCTGAGGTCTCTGCACCGGAGAGCGGACCGGGTCTCTGTCCTCCTCACCTGGCTGCTGTGCCTGCTGGTCAGCATCCCTCAGATCCACATATTTTCTCTGAGGGATGTGGGGAATGGAGTTTATGACTGTTGGGCAGATTTCATCCAGCCCTGGGGACCTAAAGCCTATGTCACTTGGATAACCCTCATGGTCTACATCATCCCCGTATTGATGCTGAGCATCTGCTACGGCTTAATAAGCTTCAAAATCTGGCAGAACGTGAAACTTAAGATGGCTCACGGGCCCAACATGGGTCtgggctccagctcctgcagcggGACGGCGTTTGCCAGGGTCAGCAGCACCCGGCTCATCTCCAAAGCCAAGATCCGGACAGTCAAAATGACCTTCATCATAGTGTTAGCTTTCATAGTGTGCTGGACGCCCTTTTTCTTTGTGCAGATGTGGTCTGTGTGGGACACGAACGCTCCGCAGGAAG CCTCCCCGTTCATCATCGCCATGCTGCTGGCCAGCCTCAACAGCTGCTGCAACCCCTGGATCTACATGCTCTACACCGGCCACCTCTTCCACGACCTGATGCGGCGCTTCCTCTGCTGCTCCACGCGCTACCTGAAGTCGCGGCCGGCGTGCGAGCTGAGCGTGGGCAAGAAGAGCAACTCCTCCTCCTTCGTGCTCAGCTGCAGGAGCACCAGCCAGCGCAGCTTCACGCAGCCGGGCGCCACGTGA
- the CAV3 gene encoding caveolin-3, with amino-acid sequence MAEEQSELDERIIIKDQHVKEIDLVNRDPKRINEDVVKVDFEDVIAEPVGTYSFDGVWKTSYTTFTVSKYWCYRLLSAVLGIPLAVVWGFLFALISFCHIWAVVPCIKSYLIEIQCVSRIYSLCIHTFCDPLFEALSKICSNIRVALRKEI; translated from the exons ATGGCCGAGGAGCAGAGCGAGCTGGACGAGAGGATCATCATCAAGGACCAGCACGTCAAAGAGATCGACCTGGTGAACAGAGACCCGAAGCGCATCAACGAGGACGTTGTCAAG GTGGATTTTGAGGATGTGATAGCTGAGCCCGTGGGAACATACAGCTTTGACGGCGTCTGGAAAACCAGCTACACCACCTTCACCGTCAGCAAGTACTGGTGCTACCGGCTGCTCTCTGCCGTGCTGGGCATCCCCCTGGCCGTGGTCTGGGGCTTCCTCTTTGCCCTCATCTCCTTCTGCCACATCTGGGCAGTGGTGCCCTGCATCAAGAGCTACCTGATCGAGATCCAGTGCGTCAGCCGAATCTACTCGCTCTGCATCCACACCTTCTGCGACCCGCTCTTTGAGGCGCTCTCCAAGATCTGCAGCAACATCCGAGTTGCTCTGCGGAAGGAGATCTAG